The following are from one region of the Deinococcus sp. Leaf326 genome:
- a CDS encoding arsenate reductase ArsC, which translates to MLRVLILCTHNSARSQMAEALTRDAAHRLGVDLDVHSAGTEATQVKADAVTVMNELGLDLSTHTSKTLHDVPDAQNFDYVVTVCDSAAEACPIYPGKTTRRHYPFIDPSGGSLERWRTVRDQLKVQFDAFVQALQEGRDVPPTYEESPAIETK; encoded by the coding sequence ATGCTCCGTGTTCTGATTCTCTGCACTCATAACTCCGCCCGCTCCCAGATGGCCGAAGCCCTGACGCGCGATGCCGCCCACCGCCTGGGCGTCGACCTGGACGTCCACTCCGCTGGCACGGAAGCCACCCAGGTCAAAGCCGACGCTGTCACTGTCATGAATGAACTGGGTCTAGACCTCTCGACCCATACCAGCAAGACCCTCCACGATGTCCCTGATGCGCAGAACTTCGACTACGTCGTGACGGTCTGCGACAGCGCTGCCGAGGCCTGTCCGATCTACCCGGGTAAGACAACGCGCCGGCACTACCCCTTCATCGATCCCAGTGGTGGCAGCCTGGAGCGTTGGCGGACCGTCCGCGACCAACTCAAGGTGCAATTCGACGCCTTCGTCCAGGCGCTCCAGGAAGGCCGTGACGTCCCGCCTACCTACGAGGAAAGTCCTGCGATCGAGACGAAGTAA